From the genome of Marixanthomonas ophiurae, one region includes:
- a CDS encoding MMPL family transporter — protein sequence MDRFFFKLYTSIQKQRAVFFIVLAVICAGLCSIAFQVSFEEDISKLIPSNSENEQFQKVLKNIRFTDKVIINIKKEGGTTEDLVGYASALKDSLIPLKKDYIENIQGAAKEETLFETMDFVYGNLPLFFTETDYAILKNKLSKDSISKTMKANYKTLVSPSGMLAKKEILKDPLHLTNLALQNLKNIGIEDGFKLKNGFVMTDDEQHILLFITPKFSSSDSEKNTAFTKKLYQLQEQINTTFDRKVTSNYYGAAFIAAANAKQIKSDIQLTIGIALTILLLIFIGFYRSVWIPLIILFPTIFGALVSIAFLVLIRPQLSAISLGIGSILLGITLDYSLHILTHIKNGETGKQLYKSITKPILMSSLTTALAFLCLLFIKSQALQDLGIFAAVSVLGASVMALLFIPQVYKKKTVSNTKKKTVFNRITAYPIHKNKMVVVCLAVLLVISCFSYSSVEFNKDLEQLNYKPEQLVKAEEELETITNSVSKSLYVTTYGATLEKALQQNDSVYSLLKALEKQSEIEAFNSVGGLVASEEKQNEKIQEWNQFWKSERLENVKSSINNTSEALGFKSNAFASFYNHLNSNYKPLELSDYPEFGSKMIADYISEKNGFVTVTSVVKANENQIEMLQTRIEELQNTLVIDRKQLNETLLNTLQNDFNTLLWYCFGVVVLALLLFYRNWKLVVVTTVPICLTWLLTIGVMGVFQLQFNVFNSIISAFIFGLGVDYSIFITNALLNKENTNTLATHKTAILLSVVTTILGVGVLVFAKHPALQSVAAVSVIGIFSAMLIAFTVQPLLFNLLIFRKRTSTDGNH from the coding sequence ATGGATAGATTTTTCTTCAAGCTATATACATCGATTCAGAAACAGAGAGCGGTCTTTTTTATAGTATTGGCAGTAATCTGCGCAGGGTTGTGTTCCATAGCGTTTCAAGTTTCTTTTGAAGAAGATATTTCTAAATTAATACCTTCCAATTCTGAAAATGAACAATTTCAGAAGGTTTTAAAGAACATCCGTTTTACCGATAAGGTAATTATAAACATCAAAAAAGAAGGCGGTACGACCGAAGATTTGGTTGGTTATGCTTCAGCTTTAAAAGACAGTTTAATCCCCTTAAAGAAGGATTATATAGAGAACATTCAAGGTGCTGCGAAAGAAGAAACGCTTTTCGAGACCATGGATTTTGTGTATGGTAATCTTCCGTTGTTTTTTACAGAAACAGATTATGCAATTCTGAAAAATAAATTATCTAAAGATAGCATTTCAAAAACCATGAAGGCGAATTACAAAACCTTGGTGTCGCCCTCGGGAATGCTTGCAAAAAAAGAAATTCTAAAAGACCCACTGCATCTTACCAACTTAGCATTGCAAAACCTTAAAAATATAGGAATTGAAGACGGGTTTAAGTTGAAAAATGGCTTTGTAATGACCGATGATGAGCAACATATTTTGTTATTCATCACCCCAAAATTCTCTTCTTCCGATTCTGAAAAGAATACAGCTTTCACTAAGAAACTGTATCAACTGCAAGAGCAAATAAATACAACATTTGATAGAAAAGTAACAAGCAATTATTATGGAGCGGCTTTTATTGCTGCTGCAAATGCAAAACAAATAAAGAGTGATATTCAACTTACCATCGGGATTGCATTAACCATTCTATTGCTAATTTTTATTGGCTTTTATCGCAGTGTTTGGATTCCATTAATCATTTTATTCCCTACAATTTTTGGCGCGTTAGTATCGATTGCTTTTTTGGTATTGATTAGGCCGCAACTTTCCGCTATTTCGTTGGGGATTGGCTCTATTTTGTTGGGCATTACCTTAGATTATTCTTTACATATCCTTACACACATAAAAAATGGCGAAACCGGCAAGCAATTGTACAAAAGCATTACCAAGCCTATATTAATGAGCAGCTTGACAACGGCTTTGGCTTTTCTATGTTTGCTTTTTATCAAGTCACAGGCGTTGCAAGATTTAGGAATTTTCGCCGCAGTGAGTGTGTTGGGCGCTTCGGTGATGGCGTTGTTGTTTATTCCGCAGGTGTATAAAAAGAAGACGGTTTCAAATACAAAAAAGAAAACAGTTTTTAATCGTATCACAGCCTATCCCATACATAAAAACAAAATGGTGGTCGTTTGTCTGGCTGTTTTGTTAGTGATAAGTTGTTTTAGCTATAGTTCGGTTGAATTCAATAAAGATTTAGAACAATTAAACTACAAACCAGAGCAACTTGTAAAAGCTGAAGAAGAACTGGAAACGATAACTAATTCGGTATCCAAATCTTTGTATGTAACCACGTATGGGGCTACATTGGAAAAAGCATTACAGCAAAATGATTCAGTGTATAGTTTGCTGAAAGCATTAGAAAAACAATCAGAAATTGAAGCTTTTAATTCAGTAGGCGGTTTGGTCGCTTCGGAAGAAAAACAAAACGAGAAGATTCAGGAATGGAATCAGTTTTGGAAATCAGAACGGCTTGAAAATGTAAAGAGTTCCATTAACAACACTTCAGAAGCATTAGGATTTAAGTCCAATGCGTTTGCATCATTTTATAACCATTTGAATTCAAACTATAAACCTTTGGAGTTATCTGATTATCCTGAATTTGGAAGCAAGATGATAGCCGATTACATTTCAGAAAAAAATGGATTTGTAACAGTGACTTCGGTTGTAAAAGCAAATGAAAATCAAATAGAAATGCTTCAAACAAGAATAGAGGAACTTCAAAATACATTAGTGATTGACCGTAAACAATTAAATGAAACCCTACTGAATACCTTACAAAACGATTTTAACACACTGTTGTGGTATTGTTTTGGCGTGGTCGTGTTAGCGTTATTGTTGTTTTACCGAAATTGGAAATTGGTTGTTGTAACAACCGTACCTATTTGTCTAACGTGGCTGTTGACCATTGGGGTTATGGGAGTATTTCAATTACAATTTAATGTATTTAACAGCATCATTTCGGCCTTTATCTTTGGGTTGGGTGTAGATTACAGCATTTTTATTACCAACGCTTTATTGAATAAAGAAAACACAAACACTTTGGCAACCCATAAAACAGCTATTTTGTTGTCGGTTGTAACGACTATTTTAGGTGTTGGAGTGTTGGTTTTTGCAAAACATCCTGCTTTGCAATCGGTTGCGGCGGTATCGGTAATTGGTATTTTTTCAGCTATGTTAATTGCCTTTACCGTTCAGCCTTTGTTGTTTAATCTTCTTATTTTTAGAAAAAGAACCAGTACCGATGGGAACCATTAA